A single region of the Cronobacter condimenti 1330 genome encodes:
- the mdtD gene encoding MFS transporter, which yields MTDLPQNVRWQLWIVAFGFFMQALDTTIVNTALPSMAASLGESPLRMHMVIVSYVLTVAVMLPASGWLADRVGVRNIFCCAIVLFTLGSLFCAWSSTLNELVASRVLQGVGGAMMVPVGRLTVMKIVPREQYMAAMTFVTLPGQVGPLLGPALGGLLVEYASWHWIFLINLPVGIAGAAATLWLMPNYTMQTRRFDFSGFLLLAFGMAALTVALDGYKSTGLSAAGLGVLVAGGSAAVLCYLWHARGNERALFSLRLFETRTFSLGLAGSLCGRIGSGMLPFMTPVFLQIGLGFSPFHAGLMMIPMVLGSMGMKRIVVQVVNRFGYRQVLVVATLSLALVSLLFMGVALAGWYWLLPVVLLLQGMVNSVRFSAMNTLTLRDLPDEMASGGNSMLSMVMQLSMSLGVTIAGLLLGAFGHNHLAADSRDAHGIFLWTYLCMALIIALPALVFARVPDDVSKNAVIARRKRRAS from the coding sequence ATGACCGACCTGCCCCAGAACGTGCGCTGGCAATTGTGGATTGTCGCCTTTGGCTTTTTTATGCAAGCCCTGGACACCACTATCGTTAACACCGCCCTCCCCTCCATGGCCGCAAGCCTTGGAGAAAGTCCGCTGCGGATGCATATGGTTATCGTCTCCTACGTGCTAACGGTCGCGGTAATGCTGCCTGCCAGCGGCTGGCTCGCGGACCGCGTTGGGGTGCGCAATATCTTCTGCTGCGCCATTGTGCTCTTTACGCTCGGGTCGCTGTTTTGCGCCTGGTCCTCGACGCTCAATGAACTGGTGGCCTCGAGGGTGTTACAAGGCGTCGGCGGCGCGATGATGGTGCCAGTGGGCAGGCTGACGGTAATGAAAATCGTCCCGCGCGAACAATACATGGCAGCGATGACTTTCGTGACGCTGCCAGGCCAGGTGGGGCCGTTGCTCGGCCCGGCGCTCGGCGGTTTACTGGTGGAATACGCCTCCTGGCACTGGATCTTCTTGATTAATCTGCCCGTTGGGATCGCAGGTGCCGCTGCGACGCTGTGGCTGATGCCGAACTACACCATGCAAACCCGGCGTTTCGATTTCTCCGGCTTTTTGCTGCTGGCGTTTGGGATGGCGGCGCTGACCGTGGCGCTTGATGGCTACAAGAGCACCGGCCTTTCCGCCGCCGGGCTCGGCGTGCTGGTGGCGGGCGGCAGCGCGGCGGTGTTGTGTTATCTCTGGCATGCGCGCGGCAATGAACGGGCGCTGTTCAGTCTGCGGCTTTTCGAGACCCGGACCTTTTCGCTGGGGCTGGCTGGCAGCCTCTGCGGGCGGATAGGCAGCGGCATGTTGCCGTTTATGACGCCGGTCTTTTTGCAGATTGGCCTTGGCTTTTCGCCGTTTCACGCGGGGCTGATGATGATCCCGATGGTGCTTGGCAGCATGGGGATGAAGCGCATCGTGGTGCAGGTGGTTAACCGTTTTGGTTACAGACAGGTGCTTGTTGTCGCAACGCTTTCGCTTGCGCTCGTGAGCCTGCTTTTTATGGGCGTGGCGCTCGCGGGCTGGTACTGGCTACTGCCGGTGGTTCTGCTGTTACAGGGGATGGTGAACTCGGTGCGTTTTTCCGCGATGAACACACTGACGCTGCGCGACCTGCCGGATGAGATGGCGAGCGGCGGTAACAGTATGTTGTCGATGGTGATGCAGCTTTCCATGAGCCTTGGCGTGACGATTGCGGGCCTGTTGCTCGGCGCGTTCGGCCATAACCACCTCGCGGCCGACAGTCGCGACGCCCATGGGATTTTTTTATGGACCTACCTGTGTATGGCGCTAATTATCGCCCTGCCCGCGCTGGTATTCGCCCGCGTCCCGGATGATGTGAGTAAAAACGCCGTGATAGCACGGCGTAAAAGGAGAGCGTCATGA
- a CDS encoding MdtB/MuxB family multidrug efflux RND transporter permease subunit, whose translation MQVLPPSATGGPSRLFILRPVATTLLMVAILLAGIIGYRFLPVSALPEVDYPTIQVVTLYPGASPDVVTSAITAPLERQFGQMSGLKQMASQSAGGASVVTLQFQLTLPLDVAEQEVQAAINAATNLLPDDLPNPPVYSKVNPADPPIMTLAVTSSALPMTQVEDMVETRVAQRISQVTGVGLVTLSGGQRPAVRVKLNAQALAALGLNSETVRTAITSANVNSAKGSFDGPERAVTLSANDQMKSADEYRNLIIAYQNGAPVRLGDVATIEQGAENAWLGAWANQQPAIVMNVQRQPGANIITTAETIQKLLPQLTESLPKSVEVKVLTDRTTNISASVNDTQFELMLAIALVVMIIYLFLRNVPATIIPAVAVPLSLVGTFAAMVFLDFSINNLTLMALTIATGFVVDDAIVVIENISRYIEKGEKPLAAALKGAGEIGFTIISLTFSLIAVLIPLLFMGDIVGRLFREFAVTLAVAILISAVVSLTLTPMMCARMLSHESLRKQNRFSRASEHLINRVIARYGQWLKRVLNHPWLTLGVALGTLALTVLLWVVIPKGFFPVQDNGIIQGTLQAPQSVSFASMAERQRAVADVILNDPAVESLTAFVGVDGTNPSLNSARLQINLKPLDDRDDRVQTVITRLQSAAAKVPGATLYLQPTQDLTIDTQVSRTQYQFTLQANSLEALSTWVPTLMERLQTLPQLADVSSDWQDKGLVAYVNVDRASASRLGISMNDVDNALYNAFGQRLISTIYTQANQYRVVLEHNTTATPGLSALDSIRLASSDGGMVPLSAIAKVEQRFGPLTINHLDQFPSTTISFNVPEAYSLGDAVDAITQAEADLAFPAEITTQFQGSTLAFQAALGSTIWLIVASIVAMYIVLGVLYESFIHPITILSTLPTAGVGALLALLIAGAELDVIAIIGIILLIGIVKKNAIMMIDFALAAEREQGMSPREAIYQACLLRFRPILMTTLAALLGALPLMLSTGVGAELRRPLGIGMVGGLLVSQVLTLFTTPVIYLLFDRFGHAVRRRFPVRDHEEA comes from the coding sequence ATGCAGGTGTTACCTCCGAGCGCCACGGGCGGCCCGTCCCGCCTGTTTATTCTGCGCCCTGTCGCCACTACGCTGTTGATGGTGGCGATCCTCCTTGCCGGGATCATCGGCTATCGCTTTTTGCCGGTGTCCGCGCTGCCGGAAGTGGATTACCCGACGATTCAGGTCGTCACCCTCTACCCGGGCGCCAGCCCGGATGTGGTGACATCGGCCATTACCGCGCCGCTGGAGCGGCAGTTCGGCCAGATGTCAGGCTTAAAGCAGATGGCCTCGCAGAGCGCGGGCGGCGCGTCCGTCGTGACCTTACAGTTCCAGTTGACGCTGCCGCTTGATGTCGCCGAACAGGAAGTCCAGGCGGCCATCAATGCCGCCACAAATCTGCTACCCGACGACCTCCCTAATCCGCCGGTATACAGCAAAGTGAACCCGGCGGATCCGCCTATCATGACGCTTGCGGTCACCTCCTCGGCGCTGCCGATGACGCAGGTGGAAGATATGGTAGAAACCCGCGTCGCACAGCGGATTTCGCAGGTAACCGGCGTAGGCCTGGTGACGCTCTCCGGCGGGCAACGCCCGGCGGTGCGGGTAAAACTCAACGCACAGGCCCTGGCTGCGTTAGGCCTGAACAGCGAAACGGTGCGTACGGCTATCACCAGTGCGAACGTCAACTCGGCGAAAGGCAGTTTCGACGGCCCGGAGCGCGCGGTAACGCTCTCCGCCAACGATCAGATGAAATCCGCTGACGAATACCGCAACCTGATCATTGCGTATCAGAACGGCGCGCCGGTGCGGCTGGGAGACGTGGCGACGATCGAGCAAGGGGCCGAAAACGCCTGGCTTGGCGCCTGGGCTAACCAACAGCCTGCGATTGTGATGAACGTCCAGCGCCAGCCGGGCGCAAATATCATCACGACCGCCGAAACCATTCAGAAACTCCTGCCGCAGCTCACCGAAAGCCTGCCGAAATCGGTCGAGGTGAAAGTTCTGACCGACCGCACCACGAATATCAGCGCGTCGGTCAACGACACGCAGTTTGAGCTAATGCTCGCCATTGCGCTGGTGGTGATGATTATCTATCTGTTCCTGCGCAACGTGCCGGCGACCATTATCCCGGCAGTGGCGGTGCCGCTTTCACTGGTGGGCACGTTCGCGGCCATGGTCTTTCTGGATTTCTCCATCAACAACCTGACGCTGATGGCGCTGACCATCGCTACCGGGTTTGTGGTGGATGACGCCATCGTGGTTATCGAGAATATCTCGCGCTATATCGAAAAAGGCGAAAAACCGCTCGCGGCGGCGCTCAAAGGCGCGGGCGAGATCGGCTTCACTATTATCTCGCTGACTTTTTCGCTGATTGCGGTATTGATCCCGCTGTTGTTCATGGGCGATATCGTGGGCCGTCTGTTCCGCGAGTTTGCGGTAACGCTGGCGGTGGCCATTTTGATTTCCGCCGTAGTCTCGCTGACGCTGACGCCGATGATGTGCGCGCGGATGTTAAGCCATGAATCGCTGCGCAAACAGAACCGCTTTTCGCGTGCTTCAGAGCACCTGATTAACCGTGTGATTGCCCGCTACGGACAGTGGCTCAAGCGCGTACTGAACCATCCGTGGCTGACGCTTGGCGTGGCCCTGGGCACGCTCGCCCTGACCGTACTGCTGTGGGTGGTTATCCCGAAAGGCTTCTTCCCGGTGCAGGATAACGGCATCATTCAGGGCACGTTGCAGGCGCCGCAGTCTGTCTCCTTTGCCAGCATGGCCGAGCGCCAGCGCGCGGTGGCGGACGTGATTCTCAACGATCCGGCGGTGGAGAGCCTGACTGCGTTTGTGGGCGTTGATGGCACCAACCCGTCGCTGAACAGCGCGCGTCTGCAAATCAACTTAAAACCGCTGGATGACCGTGACGACCGCGTGCAGACCGTGATTACCCGCCTGCAGTCAGCGGCGGCAAAAGTGCCGGGCGCGACGCTCTATCTGCAGCCCACACAGGATCTCACCATTGATACTCAGGTGAGCCGCACACAGTATCAGTTCACACTCCAGGCCAATTCGCTGGAGGCGCTCAGCACCTGGGTGCCGACATTAATGGAGCGGCTACAGACACTGCCGCAGCTTGCGGATGTCAGCAGCGACTGGCAGGACAAAGGGCTGGTGGCTTATGTGAATGTCGATCGCGCCAGCGCCAGCCGTCTTGGCATCAGCATGAACGATGTCGACAATGCGCTGTATAACGCCTTTGGCCAGCGGCTTATCTCCACCATTTACACGCAGGCTAACCAGTATCGCGTGGTGCTGGAGCATAATACGACCGCAACGCCCGGCCTGAGCGCGCTCGACAGCATTCGTCTCGCCAGTAGCGACGGCGGAATGGTGCCGCTGAGCGCCATTGCGAAGGTAGAGCAGCGCTTCGGCCCGCTCACGATTAACCATCTCGACCAGTTCCCGTCCACGACTATCTCGTTTAACGTGCCGGAGGCGTATTCGCTGGGCGACGCGGTGGATGCCATCACCCAGGCGGAGGCAGATCTCGCCTTCCCGGCGGAGATCACCACCCAGTTCCAGGGCAGCACTCTTGCCTTCCAGGCGGCGCTTGGCAGCACCATCTGGCTGATTGTGGCTTCCATCGTCGCGATGTATATCGTCCTCGGCGTGCTCTATGAGAGCTTTATTCACCCGATTACTATTCTCTCGACGCTGCCCACCGCGGGCGTCGGCGCGCTGCTGGCACTGCTGATCGCGGGCGCGGAACTGGATGTTATCGCCATCATCGGCATTATTTTGCTGATAGGCATCGTGAAGAAAAACGCCATCATGATGATCGACTTCGCGCTCGCCGCCGAGCGCGAACAGGGTATGTCGCCGCGCGAGGCGATTTACCAGGCCTGCCTGCTGCGCTTTCGTCCGATCCTGATGACCACTCTTGCGGCCCTGCTCGGCGCGTTGCCGCTGATGCTCAGCACAGGGGTTGGCGCCGAGCTAAGACGGCCGCTCGGCATCGGCATGGTGGGCGGTCTGCTGGTAAGTCAGGTATTGACGCTCTTTACCACGCCGGTGATTTATCTGCTGTTCGACAGATTCGGCCACGCCGTGCGTCGTCGCTTTCCCGTGCGTGACCACGAGGAGGCGTAA
- the baeS gene encoding envelope stress sensor histidine kinase BaeS has product MKFWRPGITGKLFLAIFATCILLLITMHWAVRFSFERGFIDYIKHGNEQRLALLSDALSEQYQQHGDWGFLRHNDRVVFQILRSFERDNAHDGPPPPDRGPPPHLPPHGWRTQFWVVDAAQNVLVGPRSPVPQDGARRAIVVDGSRVGWVIASPVERLTRSTDINFDKQQRRTSWLIVALSTLLAAAATLLLARGLLAPVKRLVEGTHRLAAGDFTTRVVATGQDELGRLAQDFNQLASTLEKNQQMRRAFMADISHELRTPLAVLRGELEAIQDGVRQFTPDSVASLQAEVGTLTKLVDDLHQLSLSDEGALAYQKKPLEIVTLIEVAAGAFRERFAARGLMLNLSMPESVTLFGDRDRLMQLFNNLLENSLRYTDAGGGLLIHGERQAQRFVLRFSDSAPGVSDEQLSKLFERFYRAEGSRNRASGGSGLGLAICANIVAAHGGTISADHSSSGGVSITVSLPLDAVLPGDV; this is encoded by the coding sequence ATGAAGTTCTGGCGGCCCGGCATTACGGGTAAGCTTTTTCTGGCCATTTTCGCCACCTGCATTCTGTTGTTGATAACGATGCACTGGGCGGTGCGCTTCAGCTTTGAGCGCGGCTTTATTGACTACATCAAACATGGCAATGAGCAGCGGCTGGCGCTGTTAAGCGACGCGCTGAGCGAGCAATACCAGCAGCATGGCGACTGGGGATTCCTGCGTCATAACGATCGTGTCGTGTTCCAGATTTTGCGCTCGTTTGAGCGCGATAATGCCCACGACGGCCCGCCGCCGCCGGACAGAGGACCGCCGCCGCATCTGCCGCCGCACGGCTGGCGCACACAATTTTGGGTCGTGGATGCCGCGCAAAATGTGCTGGTCGGCCCGCGCTCGCCGGTGCCGCAGGATGGCGCACGCCGCGCGATTGTTGTCGACGGCTCGCGTGTGGGCTGGGTTATCGCCTCGCCGGTGGAACGCCTCACGCGCAGCACCGATATTAATTTTGATAAACAACAGCGGCGCACCAGCTGGCTTATCGTCGCGCTCTCGACGCTGCTCGCGGCGGCAGCCACGTTACTGCTCGCCCGTGGTCTGCTGGCACCGGTCAAACGGCTGGTGGAAGGCACGCACCGGCTGGCGGCAGGCGATTTCACGACGCGCGTTGTCGCCACCGGCCAGGATGAGCTGGGCCGCCTCGCGCAGGATTTTAACCAGCTCGCCAGCACGCTTGAGAAAAACCAACAGATGCGCCGGGCATTTATGGCGGATATCTCCCATGAACTGCGCACGCCGCTCGCGGTTTTGCGCGGTGAACTGGAGGCGATTCAGGACGGTGTTCGGCAGTTTACGCCAGACTCGGTCGCCTCATTGCAGGCGGAGGTCGGCACGCTGACCAAACTGGTGGACGATTTACATCAGCTCTCGCTCTCAGACGAAGGGGCGCTCGCCTATCAGAAAAAACCGCTGGAGATTGTGACGCTGATAGAAGTGGCCGCCGGTGCGTTTCGTGAACGCTTCGCGGCGCGCGGGCTTATGCTGAACCTCTCCATGCCCGAGAGCGTAACGTTATTTGGTGACCGTGACCGGCTGATGCAGCTTTTTAATAATCTGCTCGAAAATAGCCTGCGCTACACGGATGCAGGCGGCGGCCTGTTGATTCATGGCGAACGTCAGGCGCAACGTTTTGTGCTGCGCTTTAGCGACAGCGCGCCGGGCGTGAGCGATGAACAGCTCAGCAAACTTTTTGAGCGCTTTTACCGTGCGGAAGGCTCGCGTAACCGCGCCAGCGGCGGCTCCGGCCTGGGGCTTGCCATTTGCGCGAATATCGTGGCGGCGCATGGCGGCACGATTTCCGCCGATCATTCCTCATCAGGCGGTGTTAGCATTACCGTATCCTTACCGCTTGATGCTGTTCTTCCGGGAGACGTATGA
- a CDS encoding MdtA/MuxA family multidrug efflux RND transporter periplasmic adaptor subunit, whose product MKSTVKKRRWVIAGVVVALVAALLYWRHAVTDAPSAKAPHGGGRAAMRGGAPAPVQAATARSEAVPRYLTGLGTITAANTVTVRSRVDGQLMAIHFKEGQQVKAGDLLAEIDPSQFKVALAQAQGQLAKDRAMLANARRDLARYQQLGKTHLVSRQELDAQQALVNETEGTLKADEAAVASAQLQLDWSRITAPIDGRVGLKQVDIGNQISSGDTTGIVVLTQTHPIDLVFTLPESDIAAVMQAQKAGKTLTVEAWDRTNSTKLSTGELLSLDNQIDATTGTIKLKARFANEDDALFPNQFVNARMLIDTQQNAVVIPTAALQMGNEGHFVWVLNDDNNVSKHTVTTGIQNSETVVISAGLSAGDRVVTDGIDRLTEGAKVDVVEAQTATDNAKPTRGERSSTDSARAAKGARS is encoded by the coding sequence ATGAAAAGCACGGTTAAAAAGCGCCGGTGGGTTATCGCCGGCGTCGTTGTCGCTCTGGTTGCCGCCCTCCTTTACTGGCGTCACGCCGTCACAGACGCCCCTTCAGCCAAAGCGCCGCACGGGGGTGGACGTGCCGCCATGCGCGGCGGCGCGCCTGCGCCGGTGCAAGCCGCGACGGCCCGCAGTGAAGCGGTGCCGCGTTATCTCACGGGGCTTGGCACTATCACCGCCGCCAATACCGTCACGGTGCGCAGCCGGGTCGATGGGCAACTGATGGCCATTCATTTTAAAGAAGGCCAACAGGTGAAAGCCGGCGATCTGCTGGCGGAAATTGATCCGAGCCAGTTTAAGGTCGCACTTGCCCAGGCGCAGGGGCAGCTTGCCAAAGACCGTGCAATGCTCGCCAATGCCCGTCGCGATTTAGCGCGCTACCAGCAGCTTGGTAAAACCCATCTGGTGTCGCGCCAGGAGCTTGATGCCCAGCAGGCGCTGGTCAACGAAACGGAAGGGACGCTAAAAGCGGATGAGGCCGCCGTCGCCAGCGCGCAGCTACAGCTCGACTGGAGCCGTATTACCGCGCCGATTGACGGTCGCGTCGGCTTAAAGCAGGTAGATATCGGCAACCAGATTTCCAGCGGCGATACCACCGGGATCGTCGTGTTGACCCAGACGCACCCGATTGATCTGGTCTTTACCCTGCCGGAGAGCGATATCGCCGCCGTGATGCAGGCGCAAAAAGCAGGCAAAACCCTGACGGTAGAAGCCTGGGATCGCACCAACAGCACGAAACTCAGCACGGGCGAACTGCTGAGTCTTGATAACCAGATTGACGCCACAACAGGCACTATCAAACTGAAAGCGCGCTTTGCAAACGAAGACGACGCGCTCTTCCCAAACCAGTTCGTCAATGCCCGCATGCTTATTGATACCCAGCAAAACGCCGTGGTGATCCCTACGGCCGCGCTGCAAATGGGCAATGAAGGCCATTTCGTCTGGGTATTAAACGATGACAATAACGTCAGCAAACACACCGTCACGACCGGTATTCAGAACAGCGAAACCGTGGTGATAAGTGCCGGGCTGTCGGCAGGGGATCGCGTGGTAACAGACGGCATTGACCGCCTCACCGAAGGCGCAAAAGTGGACGTCGTGGAGGCGCAAACCGCTACGGATAATGCCAAACCCACGCGGGGCGAGCGCTCCTCAACTGACAGCGCCCGCGCGGCCAAAGGAGCGCGTTCCTGA
- the mdtC gene encoding multidrug efflux RND transporter permease subunit MdtC → MKFYALFIYRPVATILLSVAVTLCGVLGFRLLPVAPLPQVDFPVIMVSASLPGASPETMASSVATPLERSLGRIAGVSEMTSSSSLGSTRIILVFNFDRDINGAARDVQAAINAAQSLLPSGMPSRPTYRKANPSDAPIMILTLTSDTFSQGELYDYASTQLAQTIAQIDGVGDVDVGGSSLPAVRVALNPQALFNQGVSLDTVRSAISNANVRRPQGAIEDTQRRWQLQTNDELKTAAEYGPLIVHYNNGAAVKLSDVATVTDSVQDVRNAGMTNAKPAILLMIRKLPEANIIDTVDRIRTALPALRDTIPAAIDMQIAQDRSPTIRASLAEVEQSLAISVALVILVVFLFLRSGRATLIPAVAVPVSLIGTFAAMYLCGFSLNNLSLMALTIATGFVVDDAIVVLENISRHLEAGMKPLQAALQGVREVGFTVLSMSVSLVAVFLPLLLMGGLPGRLFREFAVTLSVAIGISMVVSLTLTPMMCGWLLKARAPQETRRRLGINRLLLAMQGGYARSLRWVLNHARLVGVVLLATIALNVWLYISIPKTFFPEQDTGRLMGGIQADQSISFQAMRGKLQDFMKIIRDDPAVDNVTGFTGGSRVNSGMMFISLKPLGERTESAQQVIDRLRKKLAREPGASLFLMAVQDIRVGGRQSNASYQYTLLSDDLSALREWEPKIRQALATLPELADVNSDQQDNGAEMSLIYDRESMARLGISVQDANSLLNNAFGQRQISTIYQPLNQYKVVMEVDPRYTQDISALNQMFVMNSEGKPIPLSWFAKWQPANAPLSVNHQGLSAASTIAFNLPTGVSLSQASDAITRTITSLGVPPSVRGSFAGTAQVFQDTMNSQVILILAAIATVYIVLGILYESYVHPLTILSTLPSAGVGALLALEAFDAPFSLIALIGIMLLIGIVKKNAIMMVDFALEAQRSGQLNARDAIFQACLLRFRPIMMTTLAALFGALPLMIASGDGAELRQPLGITIVGGLVMSQLLTLYTTPVVYLFFDRLRLRFTRRAKPEDPVTTSE, encoded by the coding sequence GTGAAGTTTTACGCGCTCTTTATTTACCGGCCGGTAGCGACGATTTTGCTTTCTGTCGCCGTGACGCTCTGCGGCGTGCTCGGTTTCCGTCTGCTGCCGGTCGCGCCGCTGCCGCAGGTCGATTTTCCGGTGATCATGGTCAGCGCCTCGCTGCCTGGCGCCTCGCCGGAAACGATGGCCTCGTCGGTCGCAACGCCGCTTGAGCGTTCGCTTGGGCGGATCGCCGGGGTCAGTGAGATGACCTCGTCCAGCTCGCTTGGCAGCACGCGAATCATTCTGGTCTTTAACTTTGACCGTGATATCAACGGGGCGGCGCGTGACGTACAGGCGGCGATCAACGCCGCGCAGAGCCTGCTGCCAAGCGGTATGCCCTCGCGGCCGACGTATCGCAAAGCAAACCCGTCTGATGCGCCGATCATGATCCTCACGCTCACTTCGGACACCTTTTCACAAGGCGAGCTGTATGACTACGCCTCGACACAGCTTGCCCAGACGATCGCCCAGATAGACGGCGTGGGCGATGTCGATGTGGGCGGCAGCTCGCTGCCTGCCGTGCGGGTCGCGCTTAATCCGCAGGCGCTGTTTAACCAGGGCGTCTCGCTTGACACTGTGCGCAGCGCCATCAGTAATGCCAACGTGCGCCGCCCGCAAGGCGCGATTGAAGACACGCAGCGCCGCTGGCAGTTACAAACCAACGACGAGCTGAAAACCGCCGCCGAATATGGCCCGCTTATCGTCCACTACAATAACGGGGCGGCGGTGAAGTTAAGCGATGTGGCGACGGTCACTGATTCAGTGCAGGACGTGCGTAACGCGGGCATGACCAACGCAAAGCCCGCGATCCTGCTGATGATTCGCAAGCTTCCCGAAGCCAATATTATCGACACGGTTGACCGCATCCGCACGGCCCTGCCGGCGCTGCGCGACACCATTCCCGCGGCCATCGATATGCAAATCGCGCAGGACCGCTCGCCCACCATCCGCGCGTCGCTGGCGGAAGTTGAACAATCGCTTGCGATATCCGTGGCGCTGGTGATCCTGGTCGTCTTTCTGTTCCTGCGCTCGGGCCGCGCGACGCTCATCCCGGCGGTTGCGGTGCCGGTGTCGCTTATCGGCACCTTTGCCGCGATGTATCTGTGCGGCTTTAGCCTTAATAACCTTTCACTGATGGCGTTAACTATCGCCACCGGTTTTGTCGTCGATGACGCTATTGTGGTGCTGGAGAATATCTCTCGTCATCTGGAAGCCGGGATGAAGCCGCTCCAGGCGGCGTTGCAGGGTGTGCGAGAGGTCGGCTTTACCGTACTCTCGATGAGCGTGTCGCTGGTGGCGGTGTTCCTGCCATTGCTGTTAATGGGCGGGCTGCCGGGGCGGTTGTTCCGGGAGTTTGCCGTCACGCTCTCGGTCGCCATCGGCATTTCGATGGTGGTGTCGCTCACGCTCACGCCAATGATGTGCGGCTGGCTGCTGAAGGCTCGGGCGCCGCAGGAAACGCGCCGTCGTCTCGGCATTAACCGTCTGTTACTGGCGATGCAGGGCGGCTATGCCCGTTCGCTTCGCTGGGTGCTGAATCACGCGCGGCTGGTCGGCGTGGTGTTGCTTGCTACGATTGCTCTCAACGTCTGGCTCTATATCTCTATCCCGAAAACCTTTTTTCCCGAGCAGGATACCGGACGACTGATGGGCGGCATTCAGGCCGACCAGAGCATCTCCTTCCAGGCGATGCGCGGCAAATTACAGGATTTCATGAAAATCATCCGCGACGATCCGGCGGTCGATAATGTTACCGGTTTTACCGGCGGCTCGCGGGTAAACAGCGGAATGATGTTTATCTCGTTAAAACCGCTTGGCGAGCGCACAGAAAGCGCGCAGCAAGTGATTGATAGGCTGCGCAAAAAGCTCGCGCGGGAACCGGGCGCAAGCCTGTTCCTGATGGCAGTGCAGGATATCCGCGTTGGCGGCCGGCAATCAAACGCCAGCTACCAGTACACATTGCTGTCTGACGATCTGTCAGCGCTTCGCGAATGGGAGCCGAAAATTCGCCAGGCGCTGGCAACACTGCCAGAGCTTGCAGACGTGAACTCCGACCAGCAGGACAACGGCGCGGAGATGAGCCTTATCTACGATCGCGAATCAATGGCGCGTCTTGGCATCAGCGTGCAGGATGCAAATAGCCTGCTGAACAATGCCTTTGGTCAGCGGCAGATTTCCACTATCTATCAGCCCCTTAACCAGTACAAAGTGGTGATGGAGGTGGACCCGCGCTACACCCAGGATATCAGCGCGCTGAATCAGATGTTTGTGATGAACAGTGAAGGCAAACCGATTCCGCTCTCCTGGTTTGCTAAATGGCAGCCCGCCAATGCGCCGCTCTCGGTGAATCATCAGGGGCTATCGGCGGCATCGACTATCGCGTTTAACCTGCCGACCGGCGTCTCGCTTTCGCAAGCAAGCGACGCCATCACCCGCACCATCACCTCGCTTGGCGTACCGCCGTCGGTGCGCGGCAGCTTCGCGGGCACGGCGCAGGTTTTCCAGGACACCATGAATTCGCAGGTGATCTTAATTCTGGCCGCGATCGCCACCGTTTATATTGTGCTCGGGATTTTGTACGAAAGTTATGTGCATCCGTTGACTATCCTCTCCACGCTGCCGTCCGCAGGCGTCGGCGCGCTGCTGGCGCTGGAGGCGTTCGACGCGCCGTTTAGTCTCATCGCGCTTATCGGTATTATGCTATTGATTGGTATCGTGAAGAAGAACGCGATAATGATGGTGGACTTCGCGCTGGAGGCGCAGCGCAGCGGTCAACTTAACGCCCGCGACGCCATTTTCCAGGCCTGCCTGCTGCGTTTTCGCCCGATCATGATGACGACGCTGGCCGCCCTGTTCGGCGCGCTGCCGCTGATGATAGCGAGCGGCGACGGCGCGGAGCTGCGACAGCCGCTCGGCATTACGATCGTCGGCGGGCTGGTGATGAGCCAGTTGCTGACTCTCTACACCACGCCGGTGGTCTACCTCTTCTTCGACCGACTGCGCCTGCGTTTTACGCGCCGGGCGAAACCTGAGGACCCCGTGACCACGAGCGAATAG